A DNA window from Phragmites australis chromosome 11, lpPhrAust1.1, whole genome shotgun sequence contains the following coding sequences:
- the LOC133885156 gene encoding double-stranded RNA-binding protein 2-like isoform X2 produces MSCRRGDLHRHWPQKFWRISFCMSYLEGSVDQQPGRDETGIYKNILQETAHRAGLKLPVYTTIRSGPGHTPVFTCTVELAGMTFTGNPGKTKKRAQKNAAMAAWSELKQLPRVGEPSSSSRPPDQDDEEQEQVIVTRTLATLNQANGGKTPYQKERQQSNNRPSSRRSYPKPNTPFYRSHLQNQTYPNVPPEQAMYHMWHRVQPTQPMPHFSVVPTMGNTRFPLTAAMLSMYPPPRGQFATPANQDALGLLPCFPEATTALPRYFSPYPVSYVPRSHLPATVHRNHGKRPEHTDTVELPDAVVFSQYSSPDSSSTSDNGGPCKVPEPPKNGKEDFTESNAISEEDNKAPRTASSSTTHSSSQKLESTQDKESSGSKQAGSNKSQEQQAKPSPSWASPLVQHSSIQREHYSGSVQHGEPLHNNNPPQNSLPALPELWSSRLQAALGFGTAVSVNSPGSVYQQRPPWLAAPVTVRTAVPVCSARPNVVNSTSGAARIRPVAQNRSPTARGELEPRRDNRERDPNSAATASSELNKLHI; encoded by the exons GATGAAACTGGGATTTACAAGAATATACTTCAAGAAACTGCTCATCGAGCTGGTTTAAAACTGCCCGTGTACACTACTATTCGATCTGGGCCAGGTCATACACCTGTGTTCACATGCACAGTGGAGTTGGCAGGAATGACATTTACTGGCAATCCTGGCAAGACCAAGAAAAGAGCTCAAAAGAATGCTGCAATGGCTGCCTGGTCTGAACTGAAGCAAT TGCCCCGAGTAGGTgagccatcatcatcatctcgtCCACCTGATCAGGATGATGAGGAGCAGGAACAGGTCATAGTTACTCGTACTCTTGCAACCTTGAACCAGGCAAATGGTGGCAAGACGCCATATCAAAAGGAGAGACAGCAAAGCAATAACCGTCCATCATCACGGAGATCTTATCCTAAACCAAATACGCCATTCTACCGATCGCATTTACAAAATCAGACTTATCCTAATGTTCCACCGGAGCAAGCAATGTACCATATGTGGCACAGGGTGCAACCAACACAGCCGATGCCTCACTTTTCAGTGGTACCAACTATGGGCAATACAAGATTTCCACTGACAGCAGCTATGCTCTCCATGTACCCTCCACCTCGAGGGCAATTTGCCACTCCGGCTAACCAGGATGCTTTAGGTCTTCTTCCATGCTTTCCTGAAGCTACTACTGCCCTCCCACGGTACTTCTCACCTTACCCTGTCTCGTATGTGCCAAGAAGTCATTTGCCTGCTACTGTGCACAGAAATCATGGGAAAAGGCCAGAGCATACTGATACAGTTGAGCTTCCTGATGCCGTGGTCTTCTCCCAATACTCTTCTCCAGATTCCTCTAGCACATCAGACAATGGTGGTCCATGCAAGGTTCCAGAACCTCCCAAAAATGGAAAAGAGGACTTCACTGAGAGTAATGCTATCTCTGAGGAAGACAATAAAGCTCCACGCACGGCCTCAAGCTCTACCACACATTCATCGTCACAAAAGTTGGAATCGACTCAAGATAAAGAAAGTTCGGGCAGTAAGCAGGCAGGGTCAAATAAGTCCCAAGAACAACAGGCAAAGCCATCGCCATCTTGGGCTAGTCCGTTAGTTCAGCACAGTTCTATCCAGCGAGAGCACTATAGTGGCTCTGTTCAGCATGGAGAGCCTCTACACAACAACAATCCTCCTCAGAATAGTCTGCCTGCATTGCCGGAGTTGTGGTCTTCCCGCTTGCAAGCTGCACTCGGATTTGGAACTGCAGTTTCTGTAAATTCACCAGGTTCGGTATACCAGCAGCGACCTCCTTGGTTGGCTGCCCCTGTTACAGTCAGAACTGCTGTTCCCGTTTGCTCAGCGAGGCCAAATGTTGTGAATTCTACTTCTGGGGCAGCTCGAATCAGACCTGTTGCCCAGAACCGCTCTCCCACAGCTAGAGGTGAGCTCGAACCTCGCAGGGATAACAGAGAAAGAGACCCGAACAGCGCCGCAACAGCGAGTTCTGAACTCAATAAGCTCCATATTTGA
- the LOC133884883 gene encoding uncharacterized protein LOC133884883 → MASVVAAEGAAAALRSVLSRAQQAAARAGRAPGSVRVVAVSKTKPVSVIRGVYDAGHRCFGENYVQELIDKAPQLPEDIEWHFIGNLQSNKVRALLAGVPNLDMVESVDDEKIANRLDRVVADLGRNPLKVLVQVNTSGEESKYGVDPSGCVKLAKHVKLNCPNLVLSGLMTIGMLDYSSTPENFKTLANCRKDVCKELEIPEEQCELSMGMSADFEQAIEMGSTNVRVGSTIFGAREYPKKN, encoded by the exons ATGGCGTCCGTGGTCGCAGcggagggcgcggcggcggcactcCGGTCTGTGCTGTCGCGCGCGCagcaggcggcggcgcgggcggggcgCGCGCCGGGGTCCGTACGCGTGGTGGCAGTGAGCAAAACGAAGCCGGTTTCCGTCATCCGTGGCGTCTACGACGCGGGCCACCGCTGCTTCGGCGAGAACTACGTCCAGGAGCTCATCGACAAGGCGCCCCAG CTTCCTGAGGATATTGAATGGCACTTCATTGGGAACCTGCAAAGCAACAAAGTCAGAGCCCTACTTG CTGGCGTGCCGAATCTTGATATGGTTGAGAGCGTAGATGACGAGAAG ATTGCTAACCGTCTTGATCGAGTGGTAGCTGACTTGGGGAGAAATCCTCTTAAGGTTTTGGTCCAAGTCAACACTAGTGGAGAAGAAT CAAAATATGGAGTAGATCCCTCGGGATGTGTCAAATTAGCCAAGCATGTCAAATTGAACTGCCCGAATCTTGTGTTGTCTGGTTTGATGACAATTGGGATGCTCGATTACTCCTCAACTCCAGAAAATTTCAAG ACACTGGCTAATTGCCGGAAAGATGTATGCAAAGAGCTTGAAATTCCAGAAGAGCAGTGCGAGTTGTCTATGGGCATGTCTGCTGATTTTGAGCAAGCG ATTGAAATGGGAAGCACAAATGTTAGAGTTGGATCAACCATATTTGGTGCAAGAGAATACCCAAAGAAGAACTAG